From a single Solenopsis invicta isolate M01_SB chromosome 6, UNIL_Sinv_3.0, whole genome shotgun sequence genomic region:
- the LOC105196867 gene encoding succinate dehydrogenase cytochrome b560 subunit, mitochondrial: protein MALVYTRLLCRRNVDFRHFRSFYTCSPLSSTVSKPLLASATCESHDEKNMRLKRPLSPHLSIYQVQLTTVLSITHRTTGIMLASYAMFLGLGTLFIPGGIPCFIETVDNLCLPLPVLFAGKTLLALPATYHLFNGIRHLAWDLGMFLSIKDVYSTGYVVSALAVISGLALAAM, encoded by the exons ATGGCGCTGGTCTACACAAG ACTCCTCTGCCGGCGTAACGTCGATTTTCGGCATTTTCGAAGTTTTTACACGTGTAG CCCTCTCAGCTCCACAGTTTCGAAACCGTTACTCGCAAGCGCAACGTGTGAATCCCATGATGAAAAGAATATGCGTCTGAAGAGGCCGTTATCGCCACACTTGTCCATCTACCAAGTTCAATTAACAACGGTGCTGTCAATAACGCATCGCACTACTGGCATTATGCTCGCCAGTTACGCAATGTTCCTTGGTTTag GCACATTATTTATACCAGGTGGTATTCCTTGCTTCATAGAAACGGTGGATAATTTGTGTTTGCCTCTGCCTGTACTGTTCGCTGGCAAGACCTTACTTGCTCTACCTGCTACTTATCATCTGTTTAATGGAATTCGCCATTTG GCTTGGGACTTAGGAATGTTTCTATCGATTAAGGACGTGTACAGCACTGGATACGTCGTATCTGCACTAGCAGTAATCTCTGGACTTGCTCTAGCAGCGATGTAA
- the LOC105196869 gene encoding spermatogenesis-associated protein 20 isoform X2: MLFVTRDCPNYRSISRAAKFTATSSSHLRILQKHSETSILVARILHARRVMISGRCNSSIVRCISELSKKQCSTGVQGYRKNFHFAESALLPIVERKMKKLSYHTAPPFLSSVKVPSTSRQDSEKDKPEVKTNRLSLERSPYLLQHATNPVDWYPWCDEALEKAKKENKIIFVSIGYSTCHWCHVMEKESFKNEEVAKIMNEHYVNIKVDREERPDIDMMCMMFIQRLRGHGGWPLSVFLTPDLMPITGGTYFSSSMFTLYLTRIMKEWTDGRDKMIKSATTIAERLKELATSREDIKDDGVPAIDSAFLCAHVLMNIYDSEYGGFGSSSAINPNSPKFPEPSNLNFLLSMHVLTTSTMLVEMTSDACLNTLKKMSYGGIHDHIGKGFHRYTVDARWKVPHFEKMLYDQAQLIQCYADAYLITKDSFYSDIVDDIATYVLRILQHMEGGFFSAEDADSLPTSDASAKREGAFYVWTYDRLKTLLKKEKVPGKDNVTYFDLICRHFSVRKEGNVESPQDPHGELTGKNVFSMQAGIEDTASHFKLSVEETQKHLKEACTILFEDRTHRPWPQLDDKMVTAWNGLMISGLARAGIAVKNKTYVEAATEAATFVEKYLFDKKKRILLRSCYRRRDDKIVQRSTPIPGFHEDYAFYVKGLLDLYEATFNPHWVEFAEELQDIQDRLFWDLQDGGYFAMAEESPILTRTKDSDDGALPSSNSIACSNLLRLAIYLDRDDLRNKAEKLLCAFGNKLVSCPAACPQMMLALIEYHHPTQIYVTGKTDAKETNEMLEIIRSRLIPGRVLILADAEQQDNVLFNRNMIVKRMKPQKDRAMVFICRDYTCSLPISSPSALISELNKKVFSDL; encoded by the exons ATGCTTTTCGTAACGCGTGATTGTCCAAATTATCGATCGATCAGCCGGGCGGCGAAATTCACGGCGACAAGCAGCTCACATTTGCGGATCCTTCAGAAACATTCAGAAAC ATCTATTCTCGTTGCGCGTATTCTTCATGCCAGGCGTGTTATGATTTCGGGAAGATGCAATTCGTCAATAGTTCGCTGCATATCTGAGTTGTCTAAGAAACAGTGCAGTACAGGAGTACAGGGGTATcggaaaaattttcatttcgcCGAAAGTGCTCTACTCCCTATTGTTGAGCGCAAAATGAAGAA GTTGAGTTACCACACTGCACCACCCTTCCTGTCGTCAGTCAAAGTGCCATCGACATCCCGACAGGATAGCGAGAAAGACAAACCTGAAGTGAAGACGAATCGTTTGAGTTTAGAGAGGTCTCCATACTTGTTGCAACATGCAACTAATCCTGTGGACTGGTATCCCTGGTGTGACGAGGCTCTGGAAAAGGCAAAGAAGGAGAACAAGATAATTTTCGTGTCGATTGGCTACTCTACCTGTCATTGGTGCCATGTGATGGAGAAAGAATCGTTTAAGAATGAAGAAGTCGCGAAAATCATGAATGAGCATTATGTTAATATCAAGGTGGATAGAGAAGAGAGGCCTGACATCGACATGATGTGCATGATGTTTATTCAG AGATTGAGAGGTCATGGGGGTTGGCCACTGAGTGTATTCTTAACACCGGATTTGATGCCGATAACGGGTGGAACATACTTTAGCTCGTCAATGTTTACATTGTATTTGACACGAATTATGAAAGAG tgGACAGATGGAAGAGATAAAATGATCAAATCCGCCACTACTATAGCGGAACGTTTGAAAGAATTGGCCACAAGCAGAGAGGACATAAAA GACGATGGAGTTCCCGCGATTGATAGCGCCTTCTTGTGCGCTCATGTTCTAATGAACATATACGATTCGGAATACGGCGGATTTGGCAGCTCGTCAGCTATTAACCCAAACTCGCCGAAGTTTCCTGAACCGAGCAATTTGAATTTTCTTCTCAGTATGCACGTTCTAACCACTTCTACCATGTTAGTTGAGATGACTTCAGATGCATGCCTAAATACCTTGAAGAAGATGTCTTACGGTGGAATTCACGATCACATAGGAAAA ggATTTCACCGATACACAGTGGATGCTCGATGGAAAGTGCCTCATTTCGAGAAAATGCTTTACGATCAAGCTCAGTTAATACAATGCTACGCCGATGCTTACCTCATTACAAAAGATTCCTTTTATTCCGATATTGTAGATGACATCGCGACATACGTCCTGCGTATTCTGCAACACATG GAAGGTGGTTTCTTCAGTGCGGAGGACGCGGATTCGCTACCTACATCTGACGCCTCAGCGAAACGGGAAGGCGCATTTTATGTTTGGACCTATGATAGACTTAAAActcttttaaaaaaagagaaagtacCTGGTAAGGAcaatgttacatattttgacCTTATCTGCCGACATTTCTCAGTGCGGAAGGAAGGAAATGTAGAAAGCCCACAA GATCCTCACGGCGAGCTTACGGGCAAAAACGTATTTTCAATGCAGGCGGGAATTGAAGATACTGCTAGCCATTTTAAGCTTAGCGTAGAGGAGACACAAAAGCATCTTAAGGAGGCTTGTACTATATTGTTTGAAGATAGAACGCATAGACCGTGGCCTCAGCTGGACGATAAGATGGTTACAGCATGGAACG GTCTTATGATAAGTGGCCTTGCACGTGCTGGAATCGCTGTAAAAAACAAGACGTATGTTGAAGCGGCGACGGAAGCTGCCACATTCGTGGAGAAATATCTGTTTGACAAAAAGAAACGCATCCTACTTCGCAGCTGTTATCGCAGGAGGGACGACAAAATTGTACAGAG GAGCACTCCGATACCTGGTTTCCACGAGGATTATGCGTTCTATGTAAAAGGATTGCTCGACTTATACGAAGCCACCTTCAACCCGCATTGGGTCGAATTTGCCGAAGAGCTGCAGGATATTCAAGATCGATTATTCTGGGATTTACAGGATGGCGGATACTTTGCTATGGCCGAGGAGTCTCCGATACTTACACGGACTAAAGACT CTGACGATGGCGCGCTACCGTCCAGTAATTCAATCGCATGTTCCAATCTATTGCGCCTAGCGATTTACTTGGATCGTGACGATCTCAGAAATAAAGCTGAAAAACTTCTGTGCGCGTTTGGCAATAAACTTGTCAGCTGCCCAGCTGCATGTCCACAAATGATGTTAGCGCTGATCGAGTATCACCATCCGACGCAA atttatgtAACCGGGAAAACGGACGCCAAAGAAACCAACGAGATGCTGGAAATAATCCGCTCGCGTTTAATACCTGGTAGAGTACTAATATTAGCCGATGCTGAGCAGCAGGACAACGTGCTGTTCAATAGGAATATGATTGTTAAAAGAATGAAACCGCAAAAGGATCGGGCGATGGTCTTCATATGCCGTGATTATACATGTTCTTTACCCATTTCAAGCCCTAGCGCCCTAATTtccgaattaaataaaaaagtgttttcCGATTTATAA
- the LOC105196869 gene encoding spermatogenesis-associated protein 20 isoform X1, which translates to MQVRSNYSDKSRRTIWRRKSTKGIRGCDESTCAGPDTHGHSRVPPSILVARILHARRVMISGRCNSSIVRCISELSKKQCSTGVQGYRKNFHFAESALLPIVERKMKKLSYHTAPPFLSSVKVPSTSRQDSEKDKPEVKTNRLSLERSPYLLQHATNPVDWYPWCDEALEKAKKENKIIFVSIGYSTCHWCHVMEKESFKNEEVAKIMNEHYVNIKVDREERPDIDMMCMMFIQRLRGHGGWPLSVFLTPDLMPITGGTYFSSSMFTLYLTRIMKEWTDGRDKMIKSATTIAERLKELATSREDIKDDGVPAIDSAFLCAHVLMNIYDSEYGGFGSSSAINPNSPKFPEPSNLNFLLSMHVLTTSTMLVEMTSDACLNTLKKMSYGGIHDHIGKGFHRYTVDARWKVPHFEKMLYDQAQLIQCYADAYLITKDSFYSDIVDDIATYVLRILQHMEGGFFSAEDADSLPTSDASAKREGAFYVWTYDRLKTLLKKEKVPGKDNVTYFDLICRHFSVRKEGNVESPQDPHGELTGKNVFSMQAGIEDTASHFKLSVEETQKHLKEACTILFEDRTHRPWPQLDDKMVTAWNGLMISGLARAGIAVKNKTYVEAATEAATFVEKYLFDKKKRILLRSCYRRRDDKIVQRSTPIPGFHEDYAFYVKGLLDLYEATFNPHWVEFAEELQDIQDRLFWDLQDGGYFAMAEESPILTRTKDSDDGALPSSNSIACSNLLRLAIYLDRDDLRNKAEKLLCAFGNKLVSCPAACPQMMLALIEYHHPTQIYVTGKTDAKETNEMLEIIRSRLIPGRVLILADAEQQDNVLFNRNMIVKRMKPQKDRAMVFICRDYTCSLPISSPSALISELNKKVFSDL; encoded by the exons aTGCAAGTACGGAGCAATTACTCCGACAAGTCTCGGCGCACCATCTGGCGGCGCAAATCGACGAAGGGAATTCGTGGCTGCGACGAATCTACCTGCGCTGGACCGGACACTCACGGACATTCGCGAGTACCCCC ATCTATTCTCGTTGCGCGTATTCTTCATGCCAGGCGTGTTATGATTTCGGGAAGATGCAATTCGTCAATAGTTCGCTGCATATCTGAGTTGTCTAAGAAACAGTGCAGTACAGGAGTACAGGGGTATcggaaaaattttcatttcgcCGAAAGTGCTCTACTCCCTATTGTTGAGCGCAAAATGAAGAA GTTGAGTTACCACACTGCACCACCCTTCCTGTCGTCAGTCAAAGTGCCATCGACATCCCGACAGGATAGCGAGAAAGACAAACCTGAAGTGAAGACGAATCGTTTGAGTTTAGAGAGGTCTCCATACTTGTTGCAACATGCAACTAATCCTGTGGACTGGTATCCCTGGTGTGACGAGGCTCTGGAAAAGGCAAAGAAGGAGAACAAGATAATTTTCGTGTCGATTGGCTACTCTACCTGTCATTGGTGCCATGTGATGGAGAAAGAATCGTTTAAGAATGAAGAAGTCGCGAAAATCATGAATGAGCATTATGTTAATATCAAGGTGGATAGAGAAGAGAGGCCTGACATCGACATGATGTGCATGATGTTTATTCAG AGATTGAGAGGTCATGGGGGTTGGCCACTGAGTGTATTCTTAACACCGGATTTGATGCCGATAACGGGTGGAACATACTTTAGCTCGTCAATGTTTACATTGTATTTGACACGAATTATGAAAGAG tgGACAGATGGAAGAGATAAAATGATCAAATCCGCCACTACTATAGCGGAACGTTTGAAAGAATTGGCCACAAGCAGAGAGGACATAAAA GACGATGGAGTTCCCGCGATTGATAGCGCCTTCTTGTGCGCTCATGTTCTAATGAACATATACGATTCGGAATACGGCGGATTTGGCAGCTCGTCAGCTATTAACCCAAACTCGCCGAAGTTTCCTGAACCGAGCAATTTGAATTTTCTTCTCAGTATGCACGTTCTAACCACTTCTACCATGTTAGTTGAGATGACTTCAGATGCATGCCTAAATACCTTGAAGAAGATGTCTTACGGTGGAATTCACGATCACATAGGAAAA ggATTTCACCGATACACAGTGGATGCTCGATGGAAAGTGCCTCATTTCGAGAAAATGCTTTACGATCAAGCTCAGTTAATACAATGCTACGCCGATGCTTACCTCATTACAAAAGATTCCTTTTATTCCGATATTGTAGATGACATCGCGACATACGTCCTGCGTATTCTGCAACACATG GAAGGTGGTTTCTTCAGTGCGGAGGACGCGGATTCGCTACCTACATCTGACGCCTCAGCGAAACGGGAAGGCGCATTTTATGTTTGGACCTATGATAGACTTAAAActcttttaaaaaaagagaaagtacCTGGTAAGGAcaatgttacatattttgacCTTATCTGCCGACATTTCTCAGTGCGGAAGGAAGGAAATGTAGAAAGCCCACAA GATCCTCACGGCGAGCTTACGGGCAAAAACGTATTTTCAATGCAGGCGGGAATTGAAGATACTGCTAGCCATTTTAAGCTTAGCGTAGAGGAGACACAAAAGCATCTTAAGGAGGCTTGTACTATATTGTTTGAAGATAGAACGCATAGACCGTGGCCTCAGCTGGACGATAAGATGGTTACAGCATGGAACG GTCTTATGATAAGTGGCCTTGCACGTGCTGGAATCGCTGTAAAAAACAAGACGTATGTTGAAGCGGCGACGGAAGCTGCCACATTCGTGGAGAAATATCTGTTTGACAAAAAGAAACGCATCCTACTTCGCAGCTGTTATCGCAGGAGGGACGACAAAATTGTACAGAG GAGCACTCCGATACCTGGTTTCCACGAGGATTATGCGTTCTATGTAAAAGGATTGCTCGACTTATACGAAGCCACCTTCAACCCGCATTGGGTCGAATTTGCCGAAGAGCTGCAGGATATTCAAGATCGATTATTCTGGGATTTACAGGATGGCGGATACTTTGCTATGGCCGAGGAGTCTCCGATACTTACACGGACTAAAGACT CTGACGATGGCGCGCTACCGTCCAGTAATTCAATCGCATGTTCCAATCTATTGCGCCTAGCGATTTACTTGGATCGTGACGATCTCAGAAATAAAGCTGAAAAACTTCTGTGCGCGTTTGGCAATAAACTTGTCAGCTGCCCAGCTGCATGTCCACAAATGATGTTAGCGCTGATCGAGTATCACCATCCGACGCAA atttatgtAACCGGGAAAACGGACGCCAAAGAAACCAACGAGATGCTGGAAATAATCCGCTCGCGTTTAATACCTGGTAGAGTACTAATATTAGCCGATGCTGAGCAGCAGGACAACGTGCTGTTCAATAGGAATATGATTGTTAAAAGAATGAAACCGCAAAAGGATCGGGCGATGGTCTTCATATGCCGTGATTATACATGTTCTTTACCCATTTCAAGCCCTAGCGCCCTAATTtccgaattaaataaaaaagtgttttcCGATTTATAA
- the LOC105196869 gene encoding spermatogenesis-associated protein 20 isoform X3, whose product MISGRCNSSIVRCISELSKKQCSTGVQGYRKNFHFAESALLPIVERKMKKLSYHTAPPFLSSVKVPSTSRQDSEKDKPEVKTNRLSLERSPYLLQHATNPVDWYPWCDEALEKAKKENKIIFVSIGYSTCHWCHVMEKESFKNEEVAKIMNEHYVNIKVDREERPDIDMMCMMFIQRLRGHGGWPLSVFLTPDLMPITGGTYFSSSMFTLYLTRIMKEWTDGRDKMIKSATTIAERLKELATSREDIKDDGVPAIDSAFLCAHVLMNIYDSEYGGFGSSSAINPNSPKFPEPSNLNFLLSMHVLTTSTMLVEMTSDACLNTLKKMSYGGIHDHIGKGFHRYTVDARWKVPHFEKMLYDQAQLIQCYADAYLITKDSFYSDIVDDIATYVLRILQHMEGGFFSAEDADSLPTSDASAKREGAFYVWTYDRLKTLLKKEKVPGKDNVTYFDLICRHFSVRKEGNVESPQDPHGELTGKNVFSMQAGIEDTASHFKLSVEETQKHLKEACTILFEDRTHRPWPQLDDKMVTAWNGLMISGLARAGIAVKNKTYVEAATEAATFVEKYLFDKKKRILLRSCYRRRDDKIVQRSTPIPGFHEDYAFYVKGLLDLYEATFNPHWVEFAEELQDIQDRLFWDLQDGGYFAMAEESPILTRTKDSDDGALPSSNSIACSNLLRLAIYLDRDDLRNKAEKLLCAFGNKLVSCPAACPQMMLALIEYHHPTQIYVTGKTDAKETNEMLEIIRSRLIPGRVLILADAEQQDNVLFNRNMIVKRMKPQKDRAMVFICRDYTCSLPISSPSALISELNKKVFSDL is encoded by the exons ATGATTTCGGGAAGATGCAATTCGTCAATAGTTCGCTGCATATCTGAGTTGTCTAAGAAACAGTGCAGTACAGGAGTACAGGGGTATcggaaaaattttcatttcgcCGAAAGTGCTCTACTCCCTATTGTTGAGCGCAAAATGAAGAA GTTGAGTTACCACACTGCACCACCCTTCCTGTCGTCAGTCAAAGTGCCATCGACATCCCGACAGGATAGCGAGAAAGACAAACCTGAAGTGAAGACGAATCGTTTGAGTTTAGAGAGGTCTCCATACTTGTTGCAACATGCAACTAATCCTGTGGACTGGTATCCCTGGTGTGACGAGGCTCTGGAAAAGGCAAAGAAGGAGAACAAGATAATTTTCGTGTCGATTGGCTACTCTACCTGTCATTGGTGCCATGTGATGGAGAAAGAATCGTTTAAGAATGAAGAAGTCGCGAAAATCATGAATGAGCATTATGTTAATATCAAGGTGGATAGAGAAGAGAGGCCTGACATCGACATGATGTGCATGATGTTTATTCAG AGATTGAGAGGTCATGGGGGTTGGCCACTGAGTGTATTCTTAACACCGGATTTGATGCCGATAACGGGTGGAACATACTTTAGCTCGTCAATGTTTACATTGTATTTGACACGAATTATGAAAGAG tgGACAGATGGAAGAGATAAAATGATCAAATCCGCCACTACTATAGCGGAACGTTTGAAAGAATTGGCCACAAGCAGAGAGGACATAAAA GACGATGGAGTTCCCGCGATTGATAGCGCCTTCTTGTGCGCTCATGTTCTAATGAACATATACGATTCGGAATACGGCGGATTTGGCAGCTCGTCAGCTATTAACCCAAACTCGCCGAAGTTTCCTGAACCGAGCAATTTGAATTTTCTTCTCAGTATGCACGTTCTAACCACTTCTACCATGTTAGTTGAGATGACTTCAGATGCATGCCTAAATACCTTGAAGAAGATGTCTTACGGTGGAATTCACGATCACATAGGAAAA ggATTTCACCGATACACAGTGGATGCTCGATGGAAAGTGCCTCATTTCGAGAAAATGCTTTACGATCAAGCTCAGTTAATACAATGCTACGCCGATGCTTACCTCATTACAAAAGATTCCTTTTATTCCGATATTGTAGATGACATCGCGACATACGTCCTGCGTATTCTGCAACACATG GAAGGTGGTTTCTTCAGTGCGGAGGACGCGGATTCGCTACCTACATCTGACGCCTCAGCGAAACGGGAAGGCGCATTTTATGTTTGGACCTATGATAGACTTAAAActcttttaaaaaaagagaaagtacCTGGTAAGGAcaatgttacatattttgacCTTATCTGCCGACATTTCTCAGTGCGGAAGGAAGGAAATGTAGAAAGCCCACAA GATCCTCACGGCGAGCTTACGGGCAAAAACGTATTTTCAATGCAGGCGGGAATTGAAGATACTGCTAGCCATTTTAAGCTTAGCGTAGAGGAGACACAAAAGCATCTTAAGGAGGCTTGTACTATATTGTTTGAAGATAGAACGCATAGACCGTGGCCTCAGCTGGACGATAAGATGGTTACAGCATGGAACG GTCTTATGATAAGTGGCCTTGCACGTGCTGGAATCGCTGTAAAAAACAAGACGTATGTTGAAGCGGCGACGGAAGCTGCCACATTCGTGGAGAAATATCTGTTTGACAAAAAGAAACGCATCCTACTTCGCAGCTGTTATCGCAGGAGGGACGACAAAATTGTACAGAG GAGCACTCCGATACCTGGTTTCCACGAGGATTATGCGTTCTATGTAAAAGGATTGCTCGACTTATACGAAGCCACCTTCAACCCGCATTGGGTCGAATTTGCCGAAGAGCTGCAGGATATTCAAGATCGATTATTCTGGGATTTACAGGATGGCGGATACTTTGCTATGGCCGAGGAGTCTCCGATACTTACACGGACTAAAGACT CTGACGATGGCGCGCTACCGTCCAGTAATTCAATCGCATGTTCCAATCTATTGCGCCTAGCGATTTACTTGGATCGTGACGATCTCAGAAATAAAGCTGAAAAACTTCTGTGCGCGTTTGGCAATAAACTTGTCAGCTGCCCAGCTGCATGTCCACAAATGATGTTAGCGCTGATCGAGTATCACCATCCGACGCAA atttatgtAACCGGGAAAACGGACGCCAAAGAAACCAACGAGATGCTGGAAATAATCCGCTCGCGTTTAATACCTGGTAGAGTACTAATATTAGCCGATGCTGAGCAGCAGGACAACGTGCTGTTCAATAGGAATATGATTGTTAAAAGAATGAAACCGCAAAAGGATCGGGCGATGGTCTTCATATGCCGTGATTATACATGTTCTTTACCCATTTCAAGCCCTAGCGCCCTAATTtccgaattaaataaaaaagtgttttcCGATTTATAA
- the LOC105197342 gene encoding probable protein BRICK1-B, giving the protein MAAIHREAIQKQIQQDWANREYIEVITGSIKKITDFLNSFDMSCRSRIAVLNEKLTTLERRIEYLEACVTKGETLT; this is encoded by the exons ATGGCAGCCATACATCGGGAAGCGATACAGAAACAGATTCAACAGGACTGGGCTAATCGCGAGTACATAGAAGTCATCACTGgcagtattaaaaaaatcaccgactttcttaattcttttg ACATGTCTTGTAGGTCGAGGATAGCGGTCCTCAACGAGAAACTCACGACCCTCGAGCGGAGAATAGAGTATCTTGAAGCATGC GTTACAAAGGGTGAAACACTGACGTAA
- the LOC105197341 gene encoding uncharacterized protein LOC105197341, with the protein MPLIRYLWENWRYSNAPEGQQPFEKVFGLTKFGFAGGLGVAFYDSVLISQPAGFWNTVNCFAFWVVPISAMCATFASVAYTTTKLRGKDGYLSYILASLATGGVFHRWQKRGPLTYHFTVILLGLSSIKKYGDLNNWNPLPLYGPDAEIRQQYTTYPDFTLIKDPRGPRPWE; encoded by the exons ATGCcattaataagatatttgtgGGAAAATTGGAGGTACAGCAATGCCCCGGAGGGCCAACAGCCATTTGAAAAAGTGTTTGGGCTGACCAAATTTGGGTTCGCTGGTGGTCTCGGAGTGGCCTTTTACGATTCCGTACTTATATCTCAACCAGCGGGCTTCTGGAATACAGTAAATTGCTTTGCATTCTGGGTCGTGCCTATCAGTGCCATGTGCGCCACCTTCGCCTCCGTGGCGTACACGACGACGAAACTCAGGGGGAAAGACGGCTATCTCAGTTACATTCTAGCCT CGTTGGCCACAGGTGGAGTTTTCCATCGTTGGCAAAAACGTGGTCCACTCACTTATCACTTTACAGTCATATTGCTTGGGTTATCCTCGATCAAGAAGTACGGCGATTTGAACAATTGGAATCCTCTTCCGCTTTATGGACCGGATGCGGAAATACGACAGCAATACACCACTTACCCTGACTTTACCCTCATTAAGGATCCTAGAGGACCTAGGCCCTGGgaataa
- the LOC105196871 gene encoding uncharacterized protein LOC105196871 isoform X1 gives MLRVIARRVQGITLVPIRTFSAEASTTDQPTVNTDVPGLSENVVSVPNTLSTIHLFLFCLIGLHILTYIASLPLPNFRRTQRLKGYRIQESRVLLLYRGLVRGS, from the exons ATGTTGCGTGTAATTGCAAGACGAGTACAG GGTATAACACTCGTTCCTATACGGACATTCAGCGCAGAGGCAAGTACTACTGATCAACCCACGGTGAATACTGATGTTCCAGGTCTCAGTGAGAATGTTGTTAGTGTACCAAACACAC TTTCCACAATACATCTCTTTTTGTTTTGTCTAATTGGACTACATATTCTTACATATATTGCATCATTGCCTCTACCTAATTt CCGTAGGACCCAACGCCTCAAAGGCTACAGAATACAAGAATCCCGAGTACTTTTGCTATACCGTGGACTCGTTCGGGGAAGCTGA
- the LOC105196871 gene encoding uncharacterized protein LOC105196871 isoform X2 produces the protein MLRVIARRVQGITLVPIRTFSAEASTTDQPTVNTDVPGLSENVVSVPNTPVGPNASKATEYKNPEYFCYTVDSFGEAEVELAKYRLPAPSNKIPFNK, from the exons ATGTTGCGTGTAATTGCAAGACGAGTACAG GGTATAACACTCGTTCCTATACGGACATTCAGCGCAGAGGCAAGTACTACTGATCAACCCACGGTGAATACTGATGTTCCAGGTCTCAGTGAGAATGTTGTTAGTGTACCAAACACAC CCGTAGGACCCAACGCCTCAAAGGCTACAGAATACAAGAATCCCGAGTACTTTTGCTATACCGTGGACTCGTTCGGGGAAGCTGAAGTAGAATTGGCAAAGTATAGATTGCCAGCACCATCTAATAAGATACCGTTCAACAAGTAA